A stretch of the Bacillus licheniformis DSM 13 = ATCC 14580 genome encodes the following:
- a CDS encoding ABC transporter permease: MKAADVQTGKNPALVVGKKRKTRFWEKLLQQKYLYLMILPGLIYFLLFKYVPMWGIVIAFQDYQPFLGITGSEWVGFKHFERLFTEPTFFMLLKNTLILFFLNLVVFFPIPIILALLLNEVRVALFKKFVQTLIYIPHFMSWVIVVSLSFVLLTVDGGLINEIIAYFGGEKINFLLNESWFRPMYILQVIWREAGWSTIIYLAAITAVDPQLYEAAKMDGANRLRRMWHVTLPAIRSVIVVLLILKIGDTLELGFEHVYLLLNATNREVAEIFDTYVYTAGLKQGQFSYSTAVGLFKAAVGLILVVFANRMAKKFGEEGIY; encoded by the coding sequence ATGAAAGCAGCCGATGTCCAGACCGGAAAAAATCCGGCCCTTGTTGTTGGAAAAAAACGAAAGACGCGTTTTTGGGAAAAGCTTCTCCAGCAAAAATATTTATATTTGATGATTTTGCCGGGACTGATTTATTTTTTGCTTTTTAAGTATGTGCCGATGTGGGGGATTGTCATAGCGTTTCAGGATTACCAGCCGTTTCTCGGCATAACGGGGAGCGAATGGGTGGGCTTTAAGCATTTTGAAAGGCTGTTTACCGAACCGACGTTTTTTATGCTGTTGAAGAATACATTGATTTTGTTTTTTCTCAACCTTGTTGTATTCTTTCCGATACCGATTATTTTGGCGCTTTTATTGAATGAAGTCAGAGTCGCATTGTTCAAAAAGTTTGTCCAGACGCTGATCTATATTCCGCATTTTATGTCATGGGTCATTGTGGTATCGCTTTCTTTCGTCCTGTTGACTGTTGACGGAGGATTGATCAATGAGATTATCGCCTACTTCGGCGGAGAAAAGATCAATTTTTTGCTGAATGAAAGCTGGTTCAGGCCGATGTACATTCTTCAGGTCATCTGGAGGGAAGCCGGCTGGTCGACGATCATCTATTTGGCGGCGATTACAGCTGTCGATCCGCAGCTTTACGAAGCGGCGAAAATGGACGGGGCCAATCGCCTGAGGAGGATGTGGCATGTCACACTTCCCGCGATCAGAAGCGTCATCGTCGTTTTGCTGATCTTGAAAATCGGCGATACGCTCGAACTCGGCTTTGAGCATGTGTATCTGCTTTTGAATGCAACGAACCGCGAAGTGGCCGAAATCTTTGATACGTATGTATACACGGCCGGGTTAAAGCAGGGACAGTTCAGCTACAGTACAGCCGTCGGTTTATTTAAAGCAGCTGTCGGTCTCATTCTTGTCGTATTTGCAAACAGGATGGCGAAGAAATTTGGAGAAGAAGGGATATATTAA
- a CDS encoding helix-turn-helix domain-containing protein has translation MKRKQYKFYYKLVTFFLILSTIPVIIVGFFSYQRSAETIEQNVTNEKLQTVSQTQLNIEHILKTVDHSFTNYVRSYPLIQTLSRTITPERFQLYNQINKELNELQTFDTDLSDITLISQEKKWYINNSGLYPLDQGKQAITLSLYNALKSRSSWVLEKNNDLVATKEGASGNCLYNVNLVKQLPLNSMENRGLAIASIPSCSLVKRMPDHSKTNSMMVLDDNGRIILHSDPSMIGQSIKQENYFKTIRRHQEKNGQFDTTVSDTAYNITYQKSDYNNWIYVSLTTIPELYQQTASIGWFTFTICLILLALSYLFSWFGSRHFYRPIKVLYESVSGFSPGADSVQEKPKNEFELIERNIKEMKNKNHDLKVRVEQQVTQLKQYFLTRLLLGKLSEEEIKDRFTGLGFPEDWSHLSVFTLQIDTLKDTSYEKKDLDVLLFAINSLVERSVPKNKRLPPVVIDKTQTIIMLNRGQPLERFQEDLEHTASAIKDKIHEELGLFVSIGISQPFTSLAMSKRGYLEGLEALTYRLKSGKHAVIFYEHLDRNKAFLTQFPKQIQNELFEAIKTCNRKQAAEQLHLLLESICSENMNPHHCQIAIARLLNNLIEFMHLLGIEIFEPNENTMLYDDVFELTTIEEIESWLNAQIIVKMIDTLSIREESQYKNISEKIVHIIQQEFDTDLTLESIAGRLHYNPNYLSSIFRKEMKISFSEYLSSYRHHIAKNWLTETTMSVKEISEKLKYKNPQNFIRSFKKLEGITPGKYRELKNHSA, from the coding sequence ATGAAGAGAAAACAATATAAGTTTTACTATAAACTGGTGACCTTCTTTCTCATTCTGAGCACCATTCCGGTCATCATCGTCGGCTTTTTTTCCTATCAGAGATCAGCGGAAACGATTGAACAAAACGTTACAAACGAAAAGCTCCAAACCGTTAGCCAGACACAGCTAAATATTGAACATATTTTAAAAACGGTTGACCATTCCTTCACCAATTACGTCCGTTCCTATCCTTTAATTCAGACGCTCAGCCGCACCATTACACCAGAACGCTTTCAGCTGTATAACCAAATCAACAAGGAATTAAACGAACTCCAGACATTCGATACCGATCTGTCGGATATCACGCTGATCAGCCAAGAAAAAAAGTGGTATATCAACAACTCCGGTTTATACCCTTTAGATCAGGGAAAACAAGCCATCACGCTCTCGCTTTACAACGCTTTAAAAAGCCGTTCCAGCTGGGTGCTTGAAAAAAACAACGACCTTGTCGCCACAAAAGAAGGGGCTTCGGGAAACTGCCTGTACAACGTCAATCTGGTCAAACAGCTTCCCCTGAACAGCATGGAAAACAGAGGCCTTGCGATCGCGAGCATTCCTTCTTGTTCGCTTGTCAAGCGCATGCCGGATCATTCAAAAACAAACAGCATGATGGTGCTTGATGACAACGGACGGATCATCCTTCACTCAGACCCGTCAATGATCGGGCAATCGATCAAACAAGAAAATTACTTCAAAACGATCCGCCGGCACCAAGAAAAAAACGGCCAGTTTGATACAACAGTCAGCGACACCGCCTATAACATTACATACCAGAAATCAGATTATAATAATTGGATATACGTTTCGTTAACGACCATTCCGGAACTCTATCAGCAGACGGCATCAATCGGCTGGTTCACGTTTACGATCTGCCTCATTTTGTTAGCGCTTTCATATTTATTCTCCTGGTTTGGTTCACGCCATTTTTACAGGCCGATCAAGGTTTTATACGAATCCGTCTCCGGCTTTTCTCCAGGAGCCGATTCCGTCCAAGAGAAACCGAAAAACGAATTTGAACTGATTGAACGGAACATTAAAGAAATGAAAAATAAAAACCATGATCTGAAGGTGCGCGTCGAACAGCAGGTCACCCAGCTGAAGCAGTATTTTTTAACAAGGCTATTGCTCGGCAAGCTGAGCGAAGAAGAAATCAAAGACCGCTTTACTGGGCTCGGCTTCCCTGAAGATTGGAGCCATCTGTCGGTATTCACACTGCAAATTGATACATTGAAAGACACATCATACGAAAAAAAGGATCTTGATGTCCTGCTGTTTGCGATCAACAGCCTTGTCGAACGATCTGTGCCCAAGAATAAGCGCCTTCCGCCGGTTGTCATTGATAAAACGCAGACCATCATCATGCTGAATCGCGGACAGCCGCTGGAAAGGTTTCAGGAAGACTTAGAGCATACCGCATCAGCCATTAAGGATAAAATTCATGAAGAGCTTGGGTTGTTCGTCAGCATCGGCATCAGCCAGCCATTTACAAGTCTTGCAATGTCAAAGCGCGGTTATTTGGAAGGGCTTGAAGCACTGACATACCGTCTGAAATCCGGAAAACACGCGGTGATTTTCTATGAACACCTTGACCGCAACAAAGCGTTTTTAACCCAGTTTCCGAAGCAGATTCAAAATGAACTGTTTGAAGCCATTAAAACGTGCAACCGTAAACAAGCGGCCGAACAGCTTCACCTTCTTCTTGAGTCGATTTGTTCTGAAAACATGAATCCGCATCACTGCCAGATTGCGATTGCAAGGCTGTTGAACAACTTGATTGAATTTATGCATTTGCTCGGAATCGAGATTTTTGAACCGAACGAAAATACGATGCTGTACGACGACGTCTTTGAGCTGACGACCATCGAGGAAATTGAAAGCTGGCTGAACGCGCAGATTATCGTTAAAATGATCGATACACTCAGCATCAGAGAAGAATCGCAATACAAAAACATCTCAGAAAAAATCGTCCATATTATCCAGCAGGAATTCGACACGGACTTGACGCTCGAATCGATCGCAGGAAGGCTTCATTACAACCCCAATTATTTAAGCAGCATCTTCAGGAAGGAAATGAAAATATCGTTCAGCGAATACTTGTCATCATACAGGCATCATATCGCGAAAAACTGGCTGACGGAAACGACTATGTCCGTAAAAGAAATTTCCGAAAAACTGAAATACAAAAATCCGCAGAATTTCATCCGTTCATTTAAAAAGCTGGAAGGAATCACACCCGGCAAATACCGCGAGCTGAAAAACCATTCGGCATAA
- a CDS encoding extracellular solute-binding protein: MGKKWLIPIFAFVLLAGGLLGCSNSGADQASSKEEKVDLNSPLDLSWMVILYHQQPPKDTAIKKIEELTNTKLDLMWVPDAVKEDRLNSALAAGNLPKVVTIQDIKNSSVMNAFRSGMFWEVGPYLKDYPNLSKMNKLINKNASIDGKLYGIYRERPLSRQGIVIRKDWLDNLGLDMPKTVDELYETAKAFTEKDPDQNGKNDTIGFADRNDLIYGAFKTLGSYMGMPTDWEEKDGKFTPDFMTKEYMDTMKYMKKLYDEGLINKDFPVTSKTQQQEMFSQGKAGIYVGNMVDAVNLRDQSVDDKMELEIINRIKGPDGKERVWASGGHNGIFAFPKTSVKTEKELKRILAFFDRIAEEDVYSLMTYGIEGVHYKKEGNKQFKRIDEKLKDWQAEIQPLVSLVGIDKQYLKNTGDPLRTKYEELTEDNNEIIVSNPAESLYSPAASERGDELQKIIDDATYQFILGKINESQFEKAVEKWRTNGGNQVIEEYEESFKKAEK, translated from the coding sequence ATGGGGAAAAAATGGCTGATCCCGATTTTTGCGTTCGTGCTTTTGGCCGGCGGACTGCTTGGCTGTTCGAACAGCGGAGCAGACCAGGCTTCTTCGAAGGAGGAGAAAGTCGATTTGAACTCGCCTTTGGACTTGAGCTGGATGGTGATCCTTTACCATCAGCAGCCGCCGAAGGACACGGCGATTAAAAAAATCGAGGAACTCACCAATACTAAGCTCGATTTAATGTGGGTGCCTGATGCGGTAAAAGAGGACCGTTTAAACTCAGCGCTCGCCGCCGGAAACCTGCCGAAAGTCGTCACCATTCAGGACATTAAAAATTCATCTGTCATGAATGCATTCAGATCGGGGATGTTTTGGGAAGTCGGACCTTATTTAAAGGATTATCCGAATTTAAGCAAGATGAACAAGCTGATCAATAAAAACGCTTCAATCGACGGAAAGCTTTATGGCATCTACAGGGAGCGCCCGTTATCAAGACAGGGGATCGTCATCCGTAAAGACTGGCTTGACAACCTTGGACTCGATATGCCGAAGACAGTTGATGAACTTTACGAAACAGCGAAGGCATTTACAGAAAAAGATCCTGATCAAAACGGGAAAAACGATACGATCGGCTTTGCCGACAGAAACGATTTGATCTACGGCGCCTTTAAAACATTGGGGTCCTATATGGGCATGCCGACTGATTGGGAGGAAAAAGACGGCAAGTTCACGCCTGACTTCATGACAAAAGAGTACATGGATACGATGAAATATATGAAAAAGCTGTATGATGAAGGGCTGATCAACAAAGACTTTCCGGTGACGAGCAAAACGCAGCAGCAAGAAATGTTTTCACAAGGGAAGGCCGGCATTTATGTCGGAAATATGGTTGATGCCGTCAATCTAAGAGACCAGTCTGTCGATGATAAAATGGAACTTGAGATCATCAATCGGATCAAAGGGCCGGACGGAAAGGAACGCGTCTGGGCATCAGGCGGGCATAACGGAATCTTTGCCTTCCCGAAAACTAGCGTCAAAACAGAAAAAGAGCTGAAGAGGATTCTGGCCTTTTTCGACCGGATCGCCGAAGAGGATGTTTACAGTCTGATGACATACGGGATCGAAGGCGTTCACTATAAAAAAGAAGGGAATAAACAATTCAAACGGATCGACGAGAAACTGAAAGACTGGCAGGCGGAAATTCAGCCGCTCGTTTCTCTCGTCGGCATTGATAAGCAATATTTGAAAAATACGGGCGATCCGCTCCGCACAAAATATGAAGAGCTGACAGAGGACAATAACGAAATCATCGTCTCAAACCCGGCCGAAAGCCTGTACTCACCGGCCGCATCTGAAAGAGGCGATGAACTGCAAAAGATCATTGATGATGCCACATACCAATTCATTCTCGGCAAAATCAATGAAAGCCAGTTCGAGAAAGCGGTTGAAAAATGGCGCACGAACGGCGGAAATCAAGTCATAGAAGAATATGAGGAGTCATTTAAAAAAGCAGAAAAATAG
- a CDS encoding carbohydrate ABC transporter permease, giving the protein MRHSAGSRVFDILNYSFLTGFGLVCVLPFIHVIAASFATVEEVISKKFILIPTTFSLDAYRYIFSTDIVYRSLIVSILVTAVGTAVSMFLSSLMAYGLSRKELMGRRVLMFLVVFTMLFSGGMIPTFLVVKSLGLLDTYWSLILPTAINAFNLIILKNFFQNIPSSLEESAKIDGCNDIGIFFRIILPLSLPAIATISLFYAVTYWNTYMQAILYLSDATKWPIQVLLRQIVIVSSGMQGDMTEMGAAAAPPEQTIKMAVIVVATIPVLLVYPFIQKHFAKGALLGSIKG; this is encoded by the coding sequence ATCAGGCATTCTGCTGGAAGCCGCGTGTTTGACATATTGAATTATTCATTTTTAACAGGGTTCGGATTGGTTTGTGTGCTGCCGTTCATCCACGTTATTGCAGCCTCTTTTGCGACAGTCGAGGAGGTTATTTCGAAAAAGTTTATTTTAATACCGACGACTTTTTCGCTGGATGCGTACAGGTATATTTTTTCAACTGACATTGTGTACAGGAGCTTAATCGTTTCTATTCTTGTCACAGCCGTAGGGACGGCGGTCAGCATGTTTCTTTCCTCTTTAATGGCATACGGGCTGTCGAGAAAGGAGCTGATGGGAAGGCGCGTCCTGATGTTCTTGGTCGTGTTCACGATGCTGTTCAGCGGAGGGATGATCCCGACCTTTCTCGTCGTAAAATCGCTCGGATTGCTCGATACCTATTGGTCTCTGATTCTTCCGACCGCCATCAATGCGTTTAACTTGATTATTTTAAAGAACTTTTTTCAAAACATACCGTCAAGCCTCGAGGAATCCGCCAAAATCGACGGCTGCAATGACATCGGCATCTTCTTCCGCATCATTCTTCCGTTGTCTTTGCCGGCGATCGCGACGATTTCGCTGTTTTACGCCGTCACCTATTGGAATACGTACATGCAGGCGATTCTGTACTTGAGCGATGCGACAAAATGGCCGATACAAGTTTTGCTTCGCCAGATTGTCATCGTATCAAGCGGTATGCAAGGGGATATGACGGAAATGGGAGCAGCCGCGGCGCCGCCGGAACAAACGATCAAAATGGCGGTCATTGTCGTTGCAACCATACCTGTGCTGCTCGTGTATCCGTTTATTCAAAAACACTTTGCAAAAGGCGCTCTTTTAGGGTCAATTAAAGGATAA
- a CDS encoding NAD-dependent epimerase/dehydratase family protein, translating into MKKVTIVGGNGTVGRVLAGGLAGEGYEVTVLDLKEPDDKQAVRFIRVDATDYNEVVKSIPAQTNALINLLAVKPSGDLLDRQEFAKMTDIFFKATYTILRAAAELGVPKVVFASSNHVTDVYEKGGDSLLGRQINTNDYPQSKSLYGLLKLASENLGYLFSHQLDAKVSVINLRIGTAAENELETLHAKPRSKKTLLSHPDLIGIFKAAIKSGKTYGTYYAVSDNKGRPWSIDSAIRELGYRPQVSASDILDED; encoded by the coding sequence AGGGTATGAGGTGACAGTGCTGGATTTAAAAGAACCGGATGACAAACAGGCTGTCCGTTTTATCCGGGTGGATGCGACAGATTACAACGAAGTCGTCAAAAGCATTCCTGCACAGACGAATGCGCTGATCAATCTTTTGGCTGTAAAGCCGTCGGGCGATTTGCTTGACCGGCAGGAGTTTGCGAAAATGACGGATATCTTTTTTAAAGCGACATATACGATTTTGCGGGCGGCGGCGGAGCTCGGCGTGCCGAAAGTGGTATTTGCCAGCAGCAACCATGTGACAGATGTATATGAAAAGGGCGGCGATTCTCTGTTGGGGAGGCAGATCAACACAAATGACTACCCGCAGTCCAAAAGCTTGTACGGCTTGCTAAAATTGGCGTCCGAAAATCTCGGCTACCTTTTCTCGCACCAATTAGACGCCAAGGTTTCCGTCATCAATCTGCGGATCGGGACAGCTGCTGAAAATGAGCTAGAAACGCTGCACGCAAAACCGAGAAGCAAAAAAACGCTTTTATCCCACCCCGACCTCATCGGAATCTTTAAAGCCGCTATCAAATCCGGCAAAACATATGGTACATATTATGCTGTCAGCGACAATAAGGGGCGGCCGTGGTCGATCGATTCCGCCATTCGGGAACTGGGGTACAGGCCGCAAGTCAGCGCCTCTGACATCCTTGATGAAGACTGA